The Apium graveolens cultivar Ventura chromosome 3, ASM990537v1, whole genome shotgun sequence sequence ggagtccttaacttggtacactctgccatacagcttcaatccattcaacagtttctgaaatctgttgaaggtgtcattcaatgattctccttcttcaaaatgaaaatattcatattgttgaatgagaagctgcattttgttttctctaacttgctcagtaccttcacagataagttgcacagtatcccaaatttccttagcagtttggccgttaatgacattgtcaaacatatcttgatctaggccattaaacagaatgttcatggctttcttgtccttgtgaacctcttcaatatcttcaacagtccattctcCTTTTGGCTTgagaatagactgtccaacaacaactgttgcagtagcagctgtggccaccttgtgagggatgtgaggaccattttcaatgcagttgatgtagctttcatcttgagagagaagatgtaaatgcatcttcactttctagtgatgatagttatctctttccaggattggaatctttacaccaatatccttcttactcatgatgttagcagaatagatatttaaactctttgtatgttaagagcttgctctgataccaattgttattcccagtgaactaacaatgagatttacagaaggggggttgaatgtaaatctcaaaactttttcaagttttgagcagtttctaggctatgtgttttaatgaacaagtgtgtgtgaattgctttcagctaatgcagacagatatatattcaaacacaaatgtaaagaacacaacagacttaaaaacttttctggtggatttgttgttccaccagagatgtgttatttcagaaaatctgtgattcaaagaattaaattacagctgcgtcctagtacaaactagatgattttctctctgcatttttctaaacagctctggaaaattcacatctaattactagctgctacttggtttatatatcaccaagtttacaagtgaagacaaaactgtaaaatacaaataaaagattcttcacatgtttcttcttcatttctctatccaatgcaatttaggtttagctatgaatctttgaatacttccttgtttgcaccagaatggaaatgctgcattttcttgattcctcctagaggctgccacattccagtttgtctctgtcaacccatgtgcctctgtcagtttatgaattgtcactatctactgctattgaactaagcatccgttgaagctttcatccgttgatgctttatccgttgaagctttatccgttgatgcatttagcagttgaagctttatccgttgaaatactcatctgttgatggatgttatccgttgaagttttagagacattcgttgaagctttgtttctcatccgttgaaggcctttaatatcagttgatactacttcacttatacaaaattacaaggcatgaaatatttacaattagccctcctatttgtatatccactagtagtcaacatgactgataatttcccacaacatctaagaattacaacttaaatacagagaatgaaatatgctacaatactaaacttatttctaagtaaagctactccttcaacggatagccaaaatggtcttatccgttgaggctacaaacactagatttctacttaagtgttttgtttaacttatcatcaaactgatacacatattcctaacaaaaacTTCTATTTATAGTAGCGTTTTATCAACTAAACTAAGAAAACTTAAAAGGTAAGTTTTCTTAGTCAGGTTAAACAAAATCTTGATTTTCGTGACAATCTTCCAATATTAAATTAAGTCTTTCTTGATAAGTAACGCGAGTCTTCCTTAGTAAGTATTGCGAGTCTTCCTTAGTAAGATTTGACAATCATTATTATAACATATTATAGTATTTCTGTTtttaaatttcatatttttaacttttatttatgtattaaaattatttcacctaaataatttgttaaaattttaattttttaatcatttaTCAAACACATCACCAACTTAACACCAACATATAGGTAAATTTATTCAAACatataaataacttataagttattataaattattatgtTCATGTCACTGTCTGAATAATTTATAAGTTAGTAAATTCATATCACTTATACTCTACAAGAAAAACGGGTTTTTCCTATCAAAAATTTTCTACCGGCACATTTCATACCGGCACATTTCGTACCGATTTTTAAGTCAAAAGGTCTTTTCCTACCAATTCCGTACTCGGTAGAAAATGCAAGTCATTCTGTACCGACGATGGTAGGAAATGACTAAAGATGAACCCACTTTTCCACATTATTTTTCCAGCAAATTTATCACTTATAAAACGACGTcgttttaaataaaatatttccTACCGCACTGTCGCGTTAGTCGTTGATTTCGAACGTTAGAAGCTGCTTTACAAAAATCTGAACGCACTATATGAGCATTTGAGTCTAGTGCAATACTAGAGACTGCCCAACAAAGATTCGATTAAGAAAGATTTTTAACTCCTAAAAGAATTTTTAAAATATGAGTTAGTCATCTTATTCTTTAATGAAATATGCGTACGTGTTGATATAAATCTCATCAATAAAAGAAAAGTATCCTGTGTCATTTTTTTGGATACATGTAGAATTACCTTTCGAAGAATTGTATTTACTCAATcgaattttttttgttaattttctGTACGTGATTGCAATAAAATGCGCAATGCTGCAACTAGAGCCGGCCAAACGGTCGGGCCGACCGTGCCAGGCCGAATTTCCGGCGGTCCGGTTCATCAGCCAGTTAATTCGTGAACGGTCCGTAAAGCTACATGATCCGTGTCGTGCCGTGCCGATTTGACGGAAAGTTAACCCGTGAACGGCTCGCGAATCAAGCGATTTTAGCGGTCCGACGAGTTTGGCGGTTCGGGACGAACAAACGAATAAAACGAATAACCGCGTGATGTGTTAATTTGTGGTTTGAACTTGTGGTGTGTACACAGAACTGATTAATCTGCCCACCTTTTGTTTtctgtttttttttgtttttttttatgtTTTGTTTTTAACTTTGTATAAACCGACTTTatatttttgtttttattttacattttttggatttctatttttattttacattttttatattgatttttttttcaGTTTTTAACACATTTTAACATTTCAACATTTTTAACAATTTACTCGTATTTTTATTCGATTAACTAATTCAAACaaacaaattttatttttattcgtatttttaaaaagttagattttgaaaaataaatttgttatttttgaaaaacaaagtTAGTTTTTGCAAAGTTAGTTTTTAAAGCTCTTATAACTCTTCCGATTCAGTGTGCACAAACCTTAAAATTTTGGAGGGGTTATCCTTTTTAGAGTTTAGTTGGGAGTTGAGAATATAAACCGTATCCTACTTAGAGCTTAGTTGAGAGCATAGAGTATTAGAGTGTGTGGGGCGTTCTGCTTAAAGTGGGAACTCTCAAAATAGAATAATATTTTGTAATAATTCACCACGTGCCGGGTCGAATAACGAATAGAATTTGTTTGCTAGCTCGTTAACGAATTACACGGGCCGGTTCCGGTCCGGTCCGGGCCGGTTCCGATTTCAGAAAGTCCTATTCGTATTCGGTTCGTTTCTTTAAGCGGTTAGTGTCGAATAATTAATCGGCACGTCACGAACCGATTTAAACGAATTTTTGGTGAGCCGATTAACGATCGTGCCGAGCCAAACCCTTCGTTTGGCCACCTCTAGCTGCAACCACATAAACTTCCCAGTTATGCGGGGAAAACAAAAATATAAATAGTTTGAAAATGGCCGCAACCAATCTGGGTATGATTTCCGAATCTTATCACGTATTCAACCAGCATGTATAATCTTTAAATCACACTACTATAATGCATATCCGTACTCAGGCCACCACAATATCACATCTCTTTCTCTATTAATCTATATATGAATCAGCAGTTGACACCCTAACCGCAATTTTGTACAACAAATTAGTTGAGGTCCTCCTTCATCACAGTAGTCAAAGCTGCATACAAAAATTGAATCAGTTGGTAAAGCAAACGAGTACATTTGATGAACGAATCTCTCCTTCATTCCAATTTCAATGGAGAATTTTATTGGCGatagataattaattaaattccTCATTATTGGTTGGATTACTATTCTACTATTTTATTGAAATAGTGCTGATATTTAGTTCCCGAAGAATACTTTCTTTCTCTTTCTCGATTTTGTTGTTTTTGGTTTCGTTCAGTTCATGTAATTAACATATGAGAAATGTTATTTTCAGAACAGGTTTTTTTTTCCAATAATAAAGTAGACCGAAAAGATGATAATGCCCTCACAGTATTGTTTATGCGTTTTTTGTGAATTTTCGGGGACATTTTTATCTTTGCATGTTAATTTTGTTCAGAAAATAAAAAATCGGCTCTAAGAATAATTTTCCTTTAACACATTATTAGGAATAAGAGAGGGAATAATGCTAGGGATATTATACTGAAATGCTGAATTAAGTACATCGAACACCTTGAATGTGTGCATAAAAAAAATCTTAGTAATGGTTCGAGGAGAATAAATTGAAGACTACATATAGTCTGTATAACATTATTTTTAATGTACGGACGGACCAGTATATTATTGATAGAGGAGAGAACAGTAGGAATGAATGTTTTATTGAAAACTGGGGGGAGAATATATTACAGATAGACGGGTAAAAACTGAAAGGAGTAGTAGGTTGTCGGGTTAAAAGCAGAAGAGAACAGTTGTATCGGAAATGGAGTAGTAAGTCTTTATCGTAAATGATTGCTGCAGCACAAACACAGAGACTGACTGACTACAAATGTTGTATAAAGAGACTTGCCTTTGCTAACCTGTGTGCTCAGCTCAGTTCACATGGATTCTTCCCCCTTTTGTCACCCATTTTACTGCCATGTACAAACAATTTTATTGCTGGCTCACTTGTAACCCCCCCTGCTGTTTAGCTGGGTATTTTTTAACATGATTAacttttttaatatttctaattGCTCAAGGGATCTGTTAAATATATAAATTTCATCTGTTTTGTTATACAACAACTTGTAAAATGACACAAAAACAGCTCATCAGCTAGGACCTATATTAAAATCACAATAGCGTACGAGGTCCTCAAGGGAAAGTTATAATAAGGATGTCAGACATATGATACACATAATTGATATATTGAATCTTACATTAAAAcgaaattaaattaaattttagtTTTCTGGAGTTCGATGAATGTTTTGCGATATAATATACTCCTTGTTTATCAACCTATTGGAAAAACTATATGTTGTCTGCAAGCGGTAGTTGTTTATAGAAAAAGTTCCGAGCTAATAGTATAACTCTGTATCACAGGTTAatacagagagagagagggaCGACAGCATCAATTTCACAATCTTCAATACCTGTAACATGTATATAACACACACACTCACGTGTATGTTTGTTCATATACATATCCCATACGCGGTACAGCTTCTATAAAGAGAAACACACAAACCTCTCCCTCCGTCTATTTATCCTtcaccctctctctctctctcactctctctctctctctcaccctctccctccctccctccctccctcctctctctctttctctgCATATATAAAACAAACATAAAGTACCTTACATATGGCATTGGAAACAGTTGTTTTTCAGCAGGACCCTTTTACAAGTACATACGGGTGTGAAGATTTTTACAAAACAGATTATTCAGGAGGCAAAAACTACAAGAAATCAGGGCTACTAGGTCATTTTGAACAATATTCTCCCAGTCATAATAGCAACAACATGATCTCTTCTGCTCCCCCTCCAATGGCAGTCCAAAGTAGCTACGTCAAAGATTCTTCTCCCAAAAGTGAAAAGGTCATTTTCACCACCGAAGGATTCTTCACGGAATCTTACCCTCCTCCAGGCAAATTATCCGGAAGCCGGAGAAAGAGGACAAGGGTGAAGGCATCAAAGAACAAAGAAGAAGTAGAGAACCAGCGAATGACTCACATTGCTGTTGAACGTAATCGTCGCCGGCAGATGAATGATTATCTTTCTCTTCTCCGATCAATGATGCCCCCATCCTATGCTCAAAGGGTTCTCCTCCTTTCTCTAAATATTATATAAATCTACTCATCTAACTTATATTATAGGTTTTTACTTTTACCATATAGCTTTTACGACCTTTTAATCTAATCATGTTCCTTCTAATTTGTTCATGTCCAAATCAGTCGCCATAACTTATTTTGGCACCCCCACTTTCATATAAATTAGCTTATATGTATGCATTATGCGTGTGTGTGTTTCTCTATTTTGGTAGGTATGTAAAAATAATTCGTAGTTAATTGTCCCTTTGTGCACATAAAGGTGAAATATATTAACTGATATATTAACTGCTAATCATTTTTCTAATGCCAGAATTAGCCAGACATATGTAGGTgaacacaagtcaaaaactagCTAATCAAATCGTAATTTAGTCACAATTAgaatttaactaattaattactTTATGTCTAATTATCTTGTTTTGTTATGATTAGGGTGACCAAGGATCAATAGTTGCGGGTGCTATTAATTATGTGAAAGAGCTTGAACAACACCTCCAATACATGGAATCTCAAAAGCTAAAAGACAAGAATGATCAAGATGAGTATGATTCAATACTTTTTGACAATTTCTTTGCATTCCCACAGTACTCAACTCATCAAACCAGTAGCCAAAACAACTTATCAGAGTCCTCAGCAGAAGCAGACATTGAAGTAACAATGGTGGAAAGCCATGCAAACATCAAGATTTTATCCATAAGACAACCCAAGCAACTTTTCAAGATGGTTAGTGGGTTTCAATCAATGGGCCTAACCATTCTTCATCTCAACATCACAACCGTTGATCATAGGGTCCTCTATTCTTTCAATCTCAAGGTATGTTATTAGTTAATATATACACTTTGTAACAAATTATTATTATTCCTTGTTTTCTATTTAATGTGTTACCGTGGCTCACGCgtcctgatttcttgtgtataATAATAATTTGTATGTGAATTAATAGGGAATAATcttcaatattttatttttaatttggGACAGGTTGAAGATGACTGTCAGCTGACCACTGTGAACGAGATAGCTACTGCTGTGCATGAGATGGTGGTTATGATCAAGGACGAAGCCATCTTTTGTTGAGaattcaattatttttcttgCAAGATATCGGTCTGTGCTTTAACTATAATTATTTCTGCTATACAACTGGATTGGATTTTAAGTTGCTTAAACTGTGCTGATTTTTAGATTTGTGTTCGAAACATCCTGCCAAAATTAGAGAGGTAATATCAACTGTTTTTAGCATGCATATGGAACGAATAGTCCGAATACTAACAGGGCGGATATGAATTACTACTAAATAAATGGGACATCATGTGAACTGTTTCTTTCAGTCAATTAATTACCCATGCATATAAGTTCATGGaactgtttttataaataaaacataataTTGTACGGATTTAATTGAAAATATATACACCTTTAGAATGCTCGACATAGATATAGATCACCCAAACGCATAAGGATCAGAAAATTAGTTGTAGCTTACACAAGTCAATGAAACGGCCCCAGTAAAATTCCTTAGATATCAATATgtaattatgaataaaataataaatatagaTATCTAAAAAGACGTTCTTCGTTAAACATATGTTTATTCCAGTGAGTTGCTATGTCGTTGTACACAAAATccaatttaataaaattaaattatttattaattaataatctATTTTATAATATCAAGAAATGTAATTCTTGCAAAGAATCATAGcaagaaatataataatttccGACCATCATGAATCCGACCAAataaaatcagaagttaaaatatattatttgttGAAACAATCAATTTTATATATAAACATACCAAAAAGATCCGACTGAAGCTTCGTTCAGGCCCACTTTTGAGAGAATGCATTTGACTTTTATCACATGAACTTAAACCTATCGCCTATTTCGACCGTTAATCGTCGATTTTAGATTGCAGTTAATGCTCCCAACTATCAAAAGTGCACGTCAGCTGAACggaaaatattaatttaattgaAATGACGGTAATGGTCGGATTTTTATCTGCAATTAATATTTCCTCCACCTTCCTTCCTCATTAGTTCTTCATTTGTTTATGAGTTAAAAGAGGGGGAGAAAAGTGGGTGAAGAGTGAATTATTGAAGATAAAAAATTAAAGAAGATCTAAAACTTATTGATTATAAGTTTTAAATGTGAAGTATTAATTATTACttgtattttaaatattttctaaatttataGACATATGTtcgtgtgtatatatatatatatataacttgtACATACATGTTTGTGTTGATATTATTACAACATGCTTACCGTGTATGCAAATGTGTTGTTTAATTAActtgttaatttttaatttatgattaattatttggtggtattaaatgaatatttttttCATGTTAAGTTAAAAATGATTTCatcaataaaaatatatttttgcaTTGGTAGATATCTAATCAAAATCGGTATTTGATGAAGTTACGATTCGAACATGTTCAACTTTCATTGAATAACGAATATTGGGACGATATagaagatttttaaaaatttgcCCATACAAATGGGATGGTATCCAAAAAAATATTATGTCTGTTTAAACAATGTGAAAATGGAACAAGGATGAGTGATGAAATTATTGAACTCCACTTGTATCAGAATGGCATTTGAGAAAATTGTGAAGTATGAGATAAAAATGGTGAAAAGAAAGAAGCTTATACAAAGAAAAAATGTAAGTGTATTTCAGAATAGATTGTTGAAGAACCTTTTGATTTAAATGTATTACAACAAGATGTTAATGGAGGAAATAATGATGATGCACAAGCTACGAGTAGTAGTGACGTGGAAGAACCGCGAGACACATACGCTTCTCAATTATATGCGGATGTTAAAGATTCGAGAGCTATAATTTATCCGGGTAACACAACTTTTACTAAAACGTCAATGAATTTTAGGTTGTTATATTTTAAGATTTTCGCACAATATTCTGAAAAACTTTTGATTCTTTACTTGCTTTGCTTAGTGAAATTGTTCCGAAGGACCATATTTTACCGAATTTGTATACTTTATGAAGATAATGATGAAAAAGTTAACTTTGGGATACAAAAAAATTGATGCTTATGAAATTGATTGTATATTGTACAATGGGGACGATGTGAACAAGAGTGTCTGTGACATTTATGGTAGTGATTGCCACAAAGgtaaaaagaagaaaaatgaaAAGGGAACATCGAACAAGGTCTTGAATTAGTTCCATTTATCCATAATCTACAAAGATTGTATATGTCCGACCATACATTAAAAGAAATTTTACATTTACATACGAAATTTAAATgtacactacaagaaaataaggctaaattcaaccacacaaattcaaccagactaaattcaaccgatttcggtTGTTTAATTGGGCACAACTAAAAACAACCGCCAGCGGTCGAATTTAAATCCGGTTGAAAATGTGCGGTTAAATTTAGTAATAAATGTGACCGGTTTTTTGTGCGGTTAAATTTGACCCCACTAAAACatggagggaattttcccgccTACTGAATTATTTTGCGCTCCTAAATTCAATCGCTAGAGGACGAATTTAGCCTTACCAAACTACGGGATATTTTCCCGCTCTTTTTGTTTGAATTTATTGAAATGACAAAAAAGAAACCcaaatgcaaaaaaaaaaaaataatttcaatCGAAATCGGTTGAAATAACAAAAGTGATTGAAAGCGGTTGTATTTAGTGAAcagaaaaatccaaaaaataCTTAAAAGCTTAAATATGATTATATagtataaaaaattatatatttatatgcaAAGATAACAATCATATCACATATACATTATGGAagaatttttatttttatgtttGATAATATTCTTATATAGATTTATCTATTTCTGAAATTTTTTTTATATCgctaatataaatatataatctTGACATTCGTATAgtttcataaatattttttttaaaaattaaaacatcCACATGGGACTATACAGTaataagaagtactagtcaaatcaCTCGTTGACTacttaaaataacaaaccaaataaatttatttttttctaaaatttttgtcatatcactaatatatataaaGATCTTGACATCTCTATGGTTAGATCAtccataaatatttaaaaaaaaatcgaaaGATAGATATGAGACTTAATACTGGTAAGTAATACTAGCCAAACCAGTGGTTGcctgttaaaatagcaaactaaatatttttttcaaaattttttgtCAAATGATTAATATATTTGGATCTTCACATccgtatagttggatcattcaaaaataattttttaaaaaaattgaaacatcaacATAGGACTAAATACTAGTAAGATGTACTAGTCAAACCACTCGCTGACAGtaaaaataacaaaccaaatgaatttatttatttttaaaatattttatcatatcactagaATATAtggatcttgacatccgtatggttggatcatccataaatatttttcaaaaattcgaaACAAAGACATGTAACTTAACATATGTAAGAAGTAATAGTCAAACAACTTGTTGATTATTAAAATagcaaacaaaataaattaatttttttctgacaattttttcatatcactaatatattgatcttgacatccgtacatttggatcattcataaatatttttaaaaaatcgaaacatcaacaaatgactaaacactagtaagaaataATATTCAAACCGCTAGTTGACTGTTAATATAGCAAAccatataaatttattttttatgtaaaatttgtcatatcacttatatattgatcttgacatccgtactgttggatcattcaaaaatatttttaagaaaatcgaagttcaatatgagactaaacactagtaacaAATACTAGTCAAATCACTAGTTTtg is a genomic window containing:
- the LOC141712720 gene encoding transcription factor bHLH94-like — translated: MALETVVFQQDPFTSTYGCEDFYKTDYSGGKNYKKSGLLGHFEQYSPSHNSNNMISSAPPPMAVQSSYVKDSSPKSEKVIFTTEGFFTESYPPPGKLSGSRRKRTRVKASKNKEEVENQRMTHIAVERNRRRQMNDYLSLLRSMMPPSYAQRGDQGSIVAGAINYVKELEQHLQYMESQKLKDKNDQDEYDSILFDNFFAFPQYSTHQTSSQNNLSESSAEADIEVTMVESHANIKILSIRQPKQLFKMVSGFQSMGLTILHLNITTVDHRVLYSFNLKVEDDCQLTTVNEIATAVHEMVVMIKDEAIFC